In Zingiber officinale cultivar Zhangliang chromosome 1A, Zo_v1.1, whole genome shotgun sequence, the DNA window AGATGAGTTATAATCCATTTCATGGTAATGGAGGTGGTGATTCCAATGATGATGCAGCACGAGGTCAAAGATATCGAAGGAACAATGATCATAAGAAATCTTTTAACTTTAAAGTTGACAATCCAGATTTTGATGGACGAAATGATCTGAATAAGTTCATAGATTGGCTTAACTCTGTTGAAAGGATCTTTGAATTTCAAGAAATTTCAGAAGATCGTAAGGTGAAATTTGTTGCTATCAAGTTGAAGAAATATGCATCTATTTGGTGGGAGCATTTAAAGAAGCAGCGAGCTCGTGATGGCAAACAAAAGATTACAACATGGGACAAGATGAAAAAGGTATTGCGCAGAAAATGTTGTTGTAGGAGAGCACTAACACAGTAATATGTTTGCACCAAAAaagcaagcatgcaataaacttgTAAATAAAAGAGTAAGGTCGAGAAATTGTTATCTCTGGTTGAAGCGTCGGTATGctgactgtctttagagaatgtattaccgcccacggtgcagagactCTCTgacaaaattctcccaagatccgacaaccactcgcgtcatccgtaggtgcactctaagacgaacgtcgcactcggactcaacctcagattgcggaaccaagcctcaggacaaaaGTGTACGCACACAgagagggaagaaggagaagagtagaCTGTTCGAGAGATACTGAACGAGGAATAGAGACGCAGCATTTATTCACTTCGAAGCAGTAAGCACTGCTCCGCCAACGAACAAAAGCGTCGATTCCCTCACACGCGGGATACTGCTTTGCCAGCGAACCAAAGCGTTGGTTCGAAGTGCGTCGCTTCCTCACACGCGGGACAGAACCAAACCTCGCCAGGTGCGCCGGTTCCCTCACACGCGGGAtagaaccaaaccaaaccaaggaCTGGCAAAAACAAATCAGGCTGCCTGCAAGcatgaggcccacgagctggggatttgatgatcgcgtgcgtcgcgcccggtttatggatttccggctcgaacccccctaaaccacctgatttgggctcggccccgcgcatgcgtgtaggtccccttaactttgctaagcaaggatggaagggatccatatataaggtcttccaaccttcttagcttagcaatgtgggactaaatgtaTTCACATATGTATTACCATaacaaataaaaacaagaaaaatactttgaattaaaAACACAAAACTCAATAGAAAATTCTTACCAGATAATTATCGTCAAGATATGTTTCTCAAATACCATAATTTCAAACAAAAAGATTTGTCTGTAGAAGAGTACATCGCTGAATTTGAGAATCTCATGATAAGATGTGATATTCTAGAACCGGATGAGCAAACTATCGCTCGGTTTCTTGGAGGGCTTCGATATGAGATCGAGAATATTGTGCAACTGTAATCTTACTGGAGTTATAATGATGTATGCAAACTGGCTCTTAAGGTGGAAAAACAACAAAAGGATACTCGTCGATTTGGTGGGAGTTTCTCTTCAAGTAGTGGTGCTTCTAACCGAGGGAGTGCCTCTCCGTCTAAAAATACATCAACATCAAAAGATACAAAACAAAAAGCTACTGCAAGTAAGGAAACCCATACTGATTTTGTAAAACCAAGTGGTCCTAACAACCAAAAGATATGTTTCAAATGCAAGGGTTTTGGGCATTTCGCTACCGATTGTCCAAACCGAAGGGTTGTTACTTTTGTTgaggaaaaagaagaggaagaatctTATGGCACAGCCCCTATCTACGATGATTCTGGTGATGACGGAGAAATCACTTATGCAGATCATGGAGAATCCTTGGTGATACGTCGCAGCCTCAATACTACCTATGGAGAAGATCAATCATGGCTTTGCAATAATATCTTCCACACTAGATGCACTTCTCATTGTAAAGTGTGTGATGTCATTATTGATGGAGGAAGTTGCGAAAATGTTGTGGCCACTACAATGGTCGACAAGCTGAAGTTAAAGACCGAAGACCATCCTCAGCCTTATAAGTTATCATGGCTTCATAAAGGTAACGAGTTGAAGGTAACTCAAAGATGTCTTATTCAATTTTCTATTGGCAATAAGTATCAAGATGAAGTTTGGTGTGATGTTATTCCAATGGATGCTTGTCATTTGCTTCTTGGTCGACTGTGGCAATTTGATAGGAAAACTCATCATGATGGCTTCAAAAATACTTATAGTTTTGTCAAAGATGGCGAGAAGATTATTCTGGGACCGGCCAAGACAAACACTAGTCCTAACCCTTTAAAAAGGGATGGAAATAATTTAGTCTCCAAGTCCCAAGTGAAAAATGTTATGTGTGAATCCGGTGAGGCCTTTGCATTGGTAGTCttggaagagaatgaagatggACATGCTGTCCCTTCCCAAGTGCAACCTCTTCTCCAAGAATTTCAAGAGGTAGTACCAGCTGAAATTCCATCAGGACTTCC includes these proteins:
- the LOC122005804 gene encoding uncharacterized protein LOC122005804, which encodes MHEMSYNPFHGNGGGDSNDDAARGQRYRRNNDHKKSFNFKVDNPDFDGRNDLNKFIDWLNSVERIFEFQEISEDRKVKFVAIKLKKYASIWWEHLKKQRARDGKQKITTWDKMKKVEKQQKDTRRFGGSFSSSSGASNRGSASPSKNTSTSKDTKQKATASKETHTDFVKPSGPNNQKICFKCKGFGHFATDCPNRRVVTFVEEKEEEESYGTAPIYDDSGDDGEITYADHGESLVIRRSLNTTYGEDQSWLCNNIFHTRCTSHCKVCDVIIDGGSCENVVATTMVDKLKLKTEDHPQPYKLSWLHKGNELKVTQRCLIQFSIGNKYQDEVWCDVIPMDACHLLLGRLWQFDRKTHHDGFKNTYSFVKDGEKIILGPAKTNTSPNPLKRDGNNLVSKSQVKNVMCESGEAFALVVLEENEDGHAVPSQVQPLLQEFQEVVPAEIPSGLPPIRNIQHCIDLVPDASIPNKAAYRMSPNEYKELQRQVEDLLVKGLIRESKSPCVVPTLLVPKNDGSWRMCIDSRAVNKITIKYRFPISRLDDLLDQLHGFKVGSKIDLRSAYHQIRMRLGDEWKSTFKTRDGLYEWLVMSFGLSNALSTFMRLMNHIFKPFIGKFVVVYFDDILVYSSSPKEHLEHLRQGGNFKWTNEAQQNFELLKRKVTEAPILQPPDFDQVFEIDCDASNVGIGGVLSQNGRPISFFSEMLNHSHRDYSTYEKEFFAIVRTLATLSPP